The region gcaatcctacccacactttcccaggagtaagtcccatttactttaaaagaatatacatggtagcctgtttaaagtacagatcagttgcatttcctcaaatgcggtcacatactatggtagcatcaagtctcatatattaaaaatagaatattgaaatgaatagagacctgcctgaaattggctcgcagcccacccagtgggtcccaacacactttttgagaaacactgacctagaagtTCTCTCAGCTACCTTTGCATTGTTAATATAAGTAGTAGCACATTTCCCCATTCTTCTGCTCTCTTATTATCCAAGGGACCTGCAAGTTCCAACCAAGGGACTGCAAGCTTATATATCTCCTTCAAAAGGAGAGCAATCCTACCTTTCTGGCCCAGTAACATTTGTGCAACCTGAGATCTTTTTCCATCAATCTCACCCTAACCTAATTATGTATAATACCATTCTATTAtccctggggctggggataagaataggccctcggtttggctgtacttgtcgtaagaggcgactaaacagccaccgggtagatgggactcgtcagcctgggaaggcagctcatctgtgagaaggaaaactctgatcccaaacctccactgccttgtggctacatccagttatggaaaaggcttcaggagtcaacctcgaggcaaaatccggagccggagtccctgaggcagttcatggctgaacacagtcacgttctggcaactcctgcgacgtcgctggaaccaaccgtattggcctctgcctttccattggactatttcagcgatgtggagagggaggatttgctgcatgggtaacagcctatcctccatacctactttacccaggcttcgcgcactggagaggacactctgttccagaaccaccattcagagcatgacaccatagtcttccgagactgaaggatgccaacaacaaccattCTATCAAGGTTATTACGAAGTGCAGCATGGGACTTTTTCCATCAGGTACAGCAATATCTCCCCCTGGTCCCTCTTTTTTGGCTTAACATCTAGCCAGATAAAATTTTGATGGCACTTAAAAGCTTGCTCACTTTGTGGACTTTTGTTCGTCCTAATTATTTGTGGACTTTTGGTTCGTCCTAATAAGAGATCTTACCCTCTTGGATTTGTTCTAATGAATCAATACAGTTCCATGCAGTTTTTGTCCACATTTTTTGTTGTGTTTGGTGGAGGTGTTCTATTTCAGGGGTTCTTATCCTTCCTACAGTTTCAGACGCCCAATACGTCCCAGACTTTGCCagtcaaaatcatcatcaccaccagtccCATTAGGTGGTGGTGGCACACCACCAGTCCCATTAGGTGGTGGTGgtccctcaggaggtggcacaagtctgaagagacccacaggggctatagtggtttacccaggggtaaggggaagagtttcccctcccttcggctgagccactcaagcgcctcttgacttgcctgttccagcacaagataggattgcgctgtaagaatcCCTCTTCTATTTGATTAAATGGTGAATTTATTCATCAACAGAAATCATCCCTTAATTCTTAAGCCTCTTACTATCATTTCTATCAGGGCTTTTCATGGGAAGTTTTGCAATGATGGTATTGAATATTAGTTCAGTTTCAATTCCATCTTTTAGTCTGCAGTGTTTTGCAGTAAATATCCCATTTACCTTCACACCAAAACTATGTGAGaggttattcccattttacagatgggagaACTGAAGCCAAATAAACCTGAACTAAACCAAGGAATGTTCAGACTTCAGAGACtaaatgattgacagcccaatcctagccacactttcctgggagtaagccccattgactctaatgggacttacttctgagtagagcacTTGAATCCTGATCTCCCAAACCTAAACATGACTCCCAAATCCAAACCTTTTAGTTCCTCTCTGTCAACCTGCATGCCAAGAGATCCCCATCAGCCAAGATAAGCTTTTTTTTACTGCAGCTGTATCAGAGAAAAACAGACTTGTATAAAAATTGAATCATACACAGCTTGGTTTTATTCAAACTGCTTTGTTTAATTTAAATTATCTTagtaaattgatttttttaaaacattttgtattttatatatttttttaaacacagagaGGAAAAAAGACTGGGTGAGAAAATACAGGCACAGTGAAAACAGTCCATTAATTACACTGAATAAAAAGGACGCACCCCTAGAGAGCAGGGAACACACAATCAAAATCcttgcattcacacacacatacacacagcagcagcagcttgaagCTACAAACGTATAAGAGGACACACATACCCACATACACTGTTTCAGAGTGCAAAGGAGGCAAAACATGTTGATGGCATAAAATTGCCAGCAAAACAGTGCCTAGCTTAGGGGGCTGGAATGGGACAATAGCTAAATAACAGAGGGAAGATGGTGTCCAAAGCTGCTTCCTGGGACAAGCATGAGGTAAGAGATTAAGTGGATCCAGGGAATGTGAGAACATCTTTGGGAGACAAAAGGAAAGTGTTTAGAGGCAGCTGAACACTGCGGTTAATTCTTCCAATATTAGCAAGGATGTGGTGTAAAGGAAATAAGTCGACAGAAGTTTAAGGGGAGACCAGGAACATCTGCTAAAGTATTtgaaaagaagcaaacaaaaatgtGGGTGAGTGACAAAATTGGGGGCAGGACTATTGCAGTCTGTTTAGCAACTTCATCGACACCCTGCCCAGGTTCTAGTCCTGTCCCAGTGTAGGCTGGAGCAATGGGACAAAATGTCCAGCAAAAAAACTTTTAAAGGCAATAAGCATCAGCCTTCGGGGGCGGAAAGCCCAGCTACCCTAAGCAGAGAGGGGTATGAAGCACAACAAGGCTCTGAAGTTGTTAAAGCATGCTTGTCAACAGCCACTTACCTATGGTCTGTAAGAACGGCCACTAGGCAATGAGACAAGGATATTTtgtcaatttaatttttttttggcccttccagtcactggtgtgccacaaatgactGGTATGTTGGGAAGATGGTATAATATAAATTTAGGGGCTAGAATTTGTGGCACTTTAGATACCATTAGTAGGTATGGTTCTGGCAACCTCATCCATATCAGTCTATTTCTACCGTTACTCACAGACAGCATATCCATTGCTGCACTTTACCTCTGAATGGGGGacagtctagctcaggggtgtcaaattcatttcatatagtgggccaaataacattcatggtgcctgctcagggccaaaagtgacatcatgaagcaggaaatgatgtcatcgtgcagatgatgaccaaaaataagcactttgtttttacATAGAAACtctagctgcaaatgaaagaaaatgtgcaaatcttgatcatattttcaaaatatgggagagcctaattatcacacaggttgccctttcagcagtgctgtttctacTGTAGCaccatttcacagctcagcaacAAAGAGGTGAtctgcagtgacacctcagcagaagtggtactgctgaaagggcggctcCATGTGATAACTGGTCTCTCCCAGCACTTTTGTGGTgtctccttctctcaccccttttggtctgccctttcccctggagtgttccttgccttctgaggcccccttccatctctccctcccagagcctcagcagaagcagagctTCTGGGTGGCTCTGAGAGCCCAAATATAATTGGGGGGAGCAGATAAAGAGCTTTGGGGGGTGCATTTGGcccctcaggccttatgtttgacacccctggtctatcttATTCCGCCACCACTCTTTTCCCCCCCAGACAGTCTTATAGTCAGTTCCCAGAACAGAATTGGGCATTGACTGGTAAAACACAGTCAAGCATTAGAGTTATTTGAGCAACAACATAAATCACACAGAGCGGATGATCTCAGATTTCTGCACCAAGCAAGATGGCATCAAGGGTGGTCGAAGGAAACAACCTTTGCCGTTAATGATTGCTTTGCTTGGGGGGTTCTTATTTCTGCAGTTAGAGCAGGTGGTCACTAGGAAGAGCTCTGCTATGctagttttgcccccccccccccaaaacacttgCAGGGCTAGGGTAAGAAGCTTTCACTTATGCACTGGCTAATAAATGTAAGCatcatgacatttttaaaaactaagcAGGACCACCTACACCATTTCTTGCATTGTTCAGCCACCATCAAAAAACAGGCAGGAAACTGACTGGCACAACAACCAAATCTCAAGCGAATGAGGGAAGCAACATGAAATCAGTAGCTGCTGGGAAACCTTCATTGGCTGAAGTACAGATGGGAGCATCTTGTCCATGACACTAAAGAGTAAATGTGTGGGAAGATAAAACATTCTGCTCGCCTTGTGGGTGAACCAGCCCTGCTTGTGCAGCAGGGTCTTCACTCGGCATTTGAAAGCGTGAGAAGGGGTGAAAGGTAACTGAAAAGGGTAGAAGAGCCCTGGGGAGCAAGGCAGGAGTTTAGTCAATATTTGATGGGGAGAGAGGTTGAAGGACTGGGGAAGTGGGTTCCAGCAACCAAGGAGGGCGATCATCGCTTGACACAATCAACCATGGGTAGAAGTGGCTTGGGTGGTGTGGCAGGCAAAGGTAGGGGGTTGCAGGTAGCGGAGTTGGGAGAGTCAGTTTTCCGCTTGAAGCGGTAAGTGATGGGCAGCAGAAGTTTGCTTTTCTTCAGGGCCTGGACCTTCTTGAGAGTCTCATCGTCCAATGCCATGAAGCAGCGACGGGAATACTCCAGCAAGCGCTCCTTGGAGGAATCAAATTCACCCACTTCGGCTAACTTTTCAGGGGCCACAATGAGGAGCTCCGCGATGGGTGTGGTCAGGGCCACAGTGTTACGGTCCACTCGATGGTGCTCAAAGGCCCGGCTCATGCTTTGCAGCTTCTGAAAAGTGTACAGGATCTTCTTGTAGCGACAGAGCACCCCATCCACATCTTTCACTGCACAGCAGATCCAAGCAGAGAATGTCCCAGTGATGACCCATAAAGCAAGGAGCATGGGAGACAAAAACAGCAAAAGTATGGTTGGGGAACAGGAAAAATGGGGTAGAATGGAGAAAGGGAGACCAAGACCCAGGAGCCATGGAAGCCAAGACAAGAGGTAGAAACCACAGGTAATTGAAAGGACCAACAGAATGGACAAGTGATGAGACCAAAGGTTGGAAAACAGatgaataaaaaaaacacaatggcATGATTTGTAGAAGCCATTGACCAGTATAGATCAGTACAATGGAAAGGGTGAGAAGAAAAAATGCAAGAGAAAGGGGGAGATCAAACAAAGGGATGGGAGGCAAAACAGGAGATTTCAATGGTAGAAAAAGCAGTAGgaataaaaagcaaagaaatagaGAAAGATCATGCAGGACAAGAGCAATGGAAGACAGGCACATAACAGATGGAACAGGCAAAATCAGCAAAAGAATCACGTTGTGATGGGCAAGACCAGAAGGTTTGCAAGAGCAAAAGGAGAGAAACAAAGAAAGGGATGAGGAAGGTTTAGAACAAGGAATGTAATGGAGGGCAGAAATACAGAGATGAGTcaggaaaacagaagaaaaaaaaaagaattcatattAGTCTTGCAATCATTTATTTACtagatttctaccctgctttatctccccaaagggcaaGACCTGATGCTTTTGTGAAGGGCAATTGGTCAACTGTCAGTAGCTTTACAGAAGTCTGAATTCCTCATCCCAcatatttcttaaaaaaaaaattaattaaacttCTACCCACTCTTCAGAAATGCATAGTATCACATCCCATTCCTATGGCCCCCCAATTCATGGGATTCAATGCCTCTTCTGTCTATCATTGTACCGGAGAAAACACTCACAGTTGTTGAAGTCAAAATAAATTAGACCAATTAAGGGCACGTATGCAAATCTGGTCAAGCTGAACTGATTAGGGCACTGAACTAAATTGTGCTTCCTTCCTTTCAAATATGATGCAACAGGACAGCTTTACAGATATGGAATAACACATCCAAATACTTGGGAAATTGGAAATGTGTTTTTTACCTTTTCATCTCCTGTTGTTACTGATGCATTCATGTCTACTAGAATAATAAAAATGAGCTCAAAGCTGGCAATACCAATATTGGGTTTACAAGCAGAGTTAAAAGTTTTACCCTTTCTGCTACCAAGGGCATTATTGCCCATAGCCTGGCAGACTGGGAAGGTTCCAACACTTCAGTTTGAGTCCCTTCTGCTTTGCTTTTTGCTATTCACCTCTCTGCCTCTCACGGACTTTGGGCTTGACAAAGCGCCGCCGGTTTGCTCCTCCTTTCTGCTTCTTATGCTCTGTAGAACCCCCTTCTTCAGGGCTGGCACTCAGCCAGGAGCCCATACTGTCATCATCTGTCATGTCACCATTTCGGCTCTCAGACACCTCAGACCGCCGGGGGGGCTGCTTGCTGCGGCTGTGATCATCTAGGGCAAAGGCAGAAGGGCAGAATTCATCACATGAACAGAGAGAACCAGAGTCCCAATGCCACAGTCCAGCCAGCTTCCACCAAATCAGAGATTCTAGGTGACCCATTATTCTAAAGTCTCATGTTGCCCTGCCACAGACATAATAATCCTTGATTCTTAACCCATTTATACTCTGCTTGCCTCCCTGGAGGACACAGGCACTCAATCCTCTGCCTCTCACATCTTCTGCCTGGAGAACCAAGGTGCCATGGCTTCCATTCTTGGGAACATCCAGAAGACTTCCTGCTAACCCAGCACAACCACCCCTCAGTTTCTAAAGCCCTCCTATTACCAGCATCCAGGCGGGCAGAGGAGATGAACTTGTCTAACTGGCAGCGTAGGAAGTCCCGTTCTTCTTCAAGGTCCTCGATACGCTTCTGTAACCAAGAATTCCTCTCCAGGGCCATGTGGAGCTGGGTTCGCATACTGGTCACCAGAGTTAGTGAGGGAGCTGGCATCTCGGGCACCTCTGAGATTCAACAAGTCAGGGGGGAACAGTTGTGACACAATGAAAAATGGCTCCCTTCAtctcagccctttgctccttgcTTTTCTAAGTTTTGTGACAGACAAGGAAGCAAAGGAGGTACCAGAGGTTTACCTGCCCAAAGCATCTTCGATCTAGGAAGTTTACACTTTGGGCAGGAACAGATCTACATGGGATGGCTTTTCGTTGCCATTATTCTTGCTAAAGAATCTCCATGTGCCCAACTTAACTTTTAGATCAATAAGTAATTCAAAATCTTTCAGTATGCATAAACACACCACCAGTGAAGTCTGCaattggaaaacatttttttaaagcttcaggGAAAGTGGTATTTATGCAAGATTGTCTAAGCTTACAACCCAAACACCCTCCACATTCCACAGGGGGGGGGACATTCCTAGGTTTATGCAGGCCCCTGCCTCCATTAAATCATTTCTAATGATTCCCACAGCCAGGGATCACCAGCAGAAACAGATCATGTGAAGCTACAATTCCACAACTTATTGCTTTATGCCAGGATTCCTGTTATCACTTTCTGAATGAGAGATCACAGAAATGATGGCGGAAGTGACTGTGAGGGGTTGCACAAAGCCTATGCAATCCCATTAACAATAACAGGGTCAGCATGAATGTGCACATAATACCAGGATGGGAGCATGTAGTTTCTCACCATCAAAGTTCTGTGGAGGGCTCAGTCCATAATATAACTGCTGCTGAGTTTGCGTCTGAGACTCCATTTCGTGTGGCTCATCCAAAGGTACAGATATTGCATAAGCTTCATTGTCTTCCTTCACTGTAAACATTGTATGAAGCTGTGTATTAGCCAGAGTCAGGCTATTCATCCATGTAGCTCAGCAAGGTCTACACtctctctccagggtctcaggccaGGGTCTTCACCAGTCCTAACTGGACATGCTGCCAGAGACTGTATTTTTATCGCAACATATGTTCTCTCCCAGTGCCTAAGAGCCTAGAACTTGCTGGCAGACTAATAGTCTATGAACAACAAGGTAGATTAAAATGAAGATGATAGCTAAGAATTAATGGGAGCAATTCCAGTGaagggaatttggggaaggtagAAAATGTACTCGCATTACCTTTTTCAATTCAGTCATATCATTACAGCGCAGCCTCAGGGCCATTTTAAATGATAACATTTCTGCCATAGACAACACTTAtatacaaggggaaaaaagcatggaAACTACTTGTAGAATGTCCTGTGTGACCTTCCCCCACACATCTGTTTTGCTTGTATGgtgcaaacaaaaaacaaacctctTATTTTTGTACTTAATCTTGCAAACTTGGAATTATGtatcaatgttttaaaaaaaaaaacagttgagTGAGATTGTGTATGATGCACACAAAAAGGTGACACATGTTTCTGGGGTATTTTCTCAAATGGGATTTCAAAATGGTAGGATTTTTCTTTCAATGTGTTAATCTTCCTTGCTACTAGACAGCATTGATATGGTTCCTTCAGCTTGCTTACTCACACTCTCTCTAAATCATTGAGGAATAATGGTAACCTTGAAGATCTGCTGTCCTGACAAAGAGCTGGCATTCCACAGGAACTATTTATGGGGCCCATAAGCTTAGGGATTCTTCCCAACAGATATATTCTGAAATTCTTGGCAAAACATATGATTCAGAAGCAGGTGGCTCCTCTATCCTCCCACCAAACCCTACGTAATCCACTATTCTCCCTATCAACATACACCAACCTTGCTTTGCTCCAGGTGTACGACGTCCCTTACCCGTAGTTGCCCGCTGGGAGTTACTCTCACTCATCATCTTCCGTCCCCGGATGGGACAGATACTGCCAACCTGGAAAGGATTGGAAACAGATTACAACTGGATAGCTGGAGTATAAATCTATCTCCAAGTTTCCCATGGCTGTTCCTTGGAATTCTGTATTCAGACAGTTCCAGTTGATGAACTACTAAACTAATCCACTATGGGAAACGTCACCCAATAAGTAAGCTGTCGCTATTAAAATTCTGAGGTCCTTCCAGAGAACACTACTTTACTGGCTTTTGTGTCTTCTAAACTTCTAACAGCCATACTGAAGTTTCAGAAAAATCACAT is a window of Tiliqua scincoides isolate rTilSci1 chromosome 5, rTilSci1.hap2, whole genome shotgun sequence DNA encoding:
- the CCDC106 gene encoding coiled-coil domain-containing protein 106, whose protein sequence is MMSESNSQRATTGKGRRTPGAKQVKEDNEAYAISVPLDEPHEMESQTQTQQQLYYGLSPPQNFDEVPEMPAPSLTLVTSMRTQLHMALERNSWLQKRIEDLEEERDFLRCQLDKFISSARLDADDHSRSKQPPRRSEVSESRNGDMTDDDSMGSWLSASPEEGGSTEHKKQKGGANRRRFVKPKVRERQRVKDVDGVLCRYKKILYTFQKLQSMSRAFEHHRVDRNTVALTTPIAELLIVAPEKLAEVGEFDSSKERLLEYSRRCFMALDDETLKKVQALKKSKLLLPITYRFKRKTDSPNSATCNPLPLPATPPKPLLPMVDCVKR